The following are from one region of the Nicotiana tabacum cultivar K326 chromosome 3, ASM71507v2, whole genome shotgun sequence genome:
- the LOC142178258 gene encoding uncharacterized protein LOC142178258 has protein sequence MAYFGESLVGIASEWYMDQDMSRWHIWDDLARDFVRQFQYNIDIAPDKNSLSNLKKKSSESFREYVVKWREQAARVKPPWMRSKWSVFFYKPKRLLLLEHDICNGKPFAEAIKIGEMVENGMKIGRILSQSVIRATSQAIQSGSGGVANRKKKEEVAMAASKQKKVVLKDEEVPNVTNNPLSAYNNRPVIGMICEDEEFDPALEAIIAIADVEKPKATVKQDKGEKKSNSAPPSEEKTVKNKTGAIPLKDVILYVPRAHKKEQLALSPPKRFELNKGPTMYIPKGTYVERGPNYNRAIVTYKGKEIAGEVNETNPYGKYLNLEEVNNAKQKRFPLKRPVSAEEAEEFFRRMKTADYEVINQLQKSPAQVSLLSLLISSNEHQKVLIKTLNEAYVPIETTVEQLERMAERFFTVNQISFSKNELPPEGAAQNKALHLTVKCEGYYVKRVMVDGESGIDICPLSTLQRMKIGTERIRPNNVCVHAFDGIKRDTIGEIDLILTIGPIDFEVMFQVLDMDTSYNFILGRPWIRTARVVPSTLHQMVKFEHEDQEIMVHG, from the exons ATGGCTTATTTCGGAGAGAGTCTAGTTGGCATtgcatctgagtggtacatggatcaAGACATGTCTCGTTGGCACATATGGGACGATTTGGCTCGAGATTTCGTTAGACAATTTCAGTACAACATAGACATTGCTCCCGATAAGAATTCCCTATCAAATCTCAAAAAGAAGTCATCGGAAAGTTTCCGAGAATATGTTGTTaaatggcgcgaacaagcggCCAGGGTCAAGCCCCCATGGATGAGATCGAAATGGTCAGTATTTTTctacaagcccaagaggctgctacttttagaacatgatatctgcAATGGGAAGCCCTTTGCCGAGGCTATCAAGATTGgtgagatggtcgaaaatggtaTGAAAATAGGTCGCATATTGAGCCAATCTGTCATAAGAGCTACGTCCCAAGCAATTCAAAGCGGGTCAGGAGGTGTAGCaaacagaaagaagaaagaagaggtggCGATGGCAGCTTCAA AGCAAAAGAAGGTAGTGCTGAAAGATGAAGAGGTCCCCAATGTGACCAACAACCCATTGTCGGCCTATAATAACAGGCCagttattgggatgatttgtgaagatgaagagTTTGACCCAGCTCTAGAAGCCATCATTGCCATAGCCGATGTGGAAAAGCCAAAGGCTACCGTAAAGCAAGATAAGGGGGAGAAGAAGAGTAACTCCGCTCCTCCAAGTGAAGAAAAGACTGTGAAAAACAAAACAGGGGCAATACCCCTTAAAGACGTCATTCTTTATGTTCCCCGAGCTCACAAGAAAGAACAATTGGCGTTGAGTCCTCCTAAGAGGTTCGAGCTGAACAAAGGGCCTACGATGTATATACCCAAAGGGACTTATGTGGAGCGAGGACCA AACTACAATAGAGCAATTGTGacatacaaagggaaagaaatcgCAGGGGAAGTAAATGAAACCAACCCATATGGGAAGTACCTTAATCTGGAAGAAGTGAACAATGCCAAGCAGAAGCGCTTCCCGCTCAAAAGGCCAGTTAGTGctgaagaagcagaggaattcttcCGAAGAATGAAAACTGCGGACTACGAGGTAATTAACCAACTCCAGAAGTCTCCCGCTCAGGTCTCGCTCTTGTCTTTACTGATAAGCTCGAATGAGCATCAGAAAGTGCTAATAAAGACTCTCAATGAAGCCTATGTTCCAATTGAAACCACTGTGGAGCAACTGGAAAGGATGGCAGAAAGATTCTTCACAGTGAACCAGATTTCATTTAGCAAGAATGAATTGCCCCCGGAAGGGGCTGCCCAAAACAAAGCTCTTCATTTGACAGTTAAGTGTGAAGGGTACTATGTAAAAAGAGTCATGGTGGATGGCGAATCAGGGATCGACATATGCCCTCTCTCAACTTTGCAAAGAATGAAAATTGGGACAGAGAGGATCAGGCCTAATAATGTTTGTGTGCACGCTTTTGATGGCATCAAGAGGGACACAATAGGGGAAATTGATTTGATCTTGACTATCGGTCCTATCGATTTCGAAGTGATGTTTCAGGTCTTGGACATGGATACCTCCTATAATTTTATTttaggaaggccttggatccgtACTGCGAGGGTCGTACCTTCTACCctccaccaaatggtgaagtttgaacaTGAAGATCAGGAAATTATGGTTCATGGATAA